In a genomic window of Melitaea cinxia chromosome 2, ilMelCinx1.1, whole genome shotgun sequence:
- the LOC123663681 gene encoding replication factor C subunit 4: MQAFLKTGKISNADKPSSSGTKAVKKKPPAPWVEKYRPKTIDDIVDQGEVVQVLRECLAGGDLPHLLFYGPPGTGKTSAILAAARQLFGDITRDRVLELNASDERGIQVIRDKVKAFSQLTASNKRPDGRPCPPYKLVILDEADSMTSAAQAALRRTMERETRTTRFCLICNYVSRIIPPITSRCSKFRFKPLARENVIKRLQEVCEAEGVDVGNGDILQDAVDTCEGDLRRALTALQCCQRLIGKITPEGLIEVTGLVPQELVDKFLSTKNYSELEAFVESFLMDAYSASQLLEQLSATVVQSGHLTNKQKCTISEKIAVCSHRLLDGGAEVMQLTDLGCTIIMANNDP, translated from the exons ATGCAGGCATTTCTCAAAACTGGTAAAATTTCAAACGCTGATAAACCTTCATCATCTGGCACTAAAGCAGTGAAAAAGAAACCGCCAGCGCCCTGGGTTGAAAAATA tCGGCCGAAAACCATCGATGATATTGTCGATCAGGGAGAAGTCGTGCAAGTTCTTCGCGAATGTTTGGCGGGTGGGGACCTACCTCACTTATTGTTTTACGGACCGCCAGGAACAGGCAAAACGAGTGCAATTCTCGCGGCGGCGCGGCAGCTGTTTGGGGACATTACTCGTGATCGTGTCCTTGAACTTAACGCATCTGATGAGCGCGGTATTCAAGTTATAAGAGACAAAGTCAAAGCATTTTCTCAATTAACAGCCAGCAATAAGAGACCcga CGGAAGACCATGTCCACCTTACAAATTAGTGATATTAGACGAAGCAGACTCAATGACATCAGCAGCACAGGCTGCATTGCGTCGTACTATGGAAAGAGAGACACGCACAACTAGATTTTGTCTCATATGCAACTATGTGTCCAGGATTATACCTCCAATCACCAGTAGATGTTCGAAATTTAGGTTCAAACCACTCGCAAGAGAAAATGTTATCAAAAG atTACAAGAAGTATGTGAAGCAGAAGGCGTTGACGTTGGCAATGGTGATATACTGCAAGATGCAGTTGATACGTGTGAGGGGGACTTGCGTCGTGCACTTACTGCTTTACAATGTTGCCAGCGATTAATTGGCAAGATTACCCCTGAAGGATTAATAGAG GTAACTGGTCTTGTTCCTCAAGAATTGGTTGATAAGTTCCTTAGCACTAAAAACTACAGTGAGTTGGAGGCATTTGTTGAAag TTTCCTAATGGACGCATACTCAGCATCACAATTATTAGAACAGCTAAGCGCTACAGTGGTCCAAAGTGGTCATCTTACCAATAAACAGAAATGCACTATAAGTGAAAAAATCGCCGTTTGCTCTCATCGCTTACTAGATGGGGGTGCAGAAGTCATGCAACTTACTGACTTAGGTTGCACTATCATTATGGCAAACAACGATCCTTAA